ATTGTCATGAAGTCCCACCCTGGAGCCGGCAGATTGATCTGACGCGCGAGGCTCTCCGTTCCGGCATCCAACTTCATCAGTTTGAGATCGACCCCCCGCAGGGCGGCGCGCACCTCCGCGCGATGGACGGTCGAGCTGTTCGAAAGGATGGCCAGTTTGGCGTTCGGCGCGTAGATGTCCCGCAGATCGGAGACGGTCTTGACGATCGCCTGCAACTCCGGATGGAGCGTCGGCTCGCCGTTGCCGGAGAAGGTAATAACGTCGATTGCGACGCGCTCGCGGGACAGTTCTTGCAGCCGCGCCTCTAAGGCCTCCGCTACCTGCTTACCAGAGGGCAGATCCGCAAGCGAGTCGATGCCCGGCCGGATCGGCTGCGTCGTCCACCCGCACTGGCAGTAGCGGCAGTTGAACGAACAGTATTTGACGCCCGTACCGAGCAGATTGACGCCGAGCGACCGGCCGAGCCGTCGGGAAGACAGCGGCCCGTAGATCAGATCCTCTTTGACCAGGCGGCGTCGGCGAGTATCCAGCGTAATCGAGTTCAGGTTGTCACGTCCTTACCGGCGGGGTCCGCCGCATGAAGTGCGGCGACATACGGAAGTCCTCGTCCCTGCCCATACGCATCCAGACCGTAGCCGATCATCCAGGCGTCGGGCACCTCAAAGCCGACGTAGTCGGCGCTGATCGCCACCTGTCGTCGACCCGGCTTATCCAGGAGCACGCAGCTACGCAGCCAGCGTGGGTTTCGGGCGGCCAGGTGCGCGCGGACCATACTGAGCGTATGTCCCGAATCCAGGATGTCATCGACCAGCAGCACCACCCGTCCGTGCAGATCCAATGCACTGTCCTTGTGGATCTGCACCAGACCGCTGGAGGCCACCAGCGGCCCGTAGTGCGAGACCGCCATCAGGTCGACCTCCGGC
This DNA window, taken from Candidatus Methylomirabilis lanthanidiphila, encodes the following:
- a CDS encoding hypoxanthine-guanine phosphoribosyltransferase (HGPRTase) (HGPRT) — encoded protein: MLAHRMLFDEPTIAARVQELARMIARDLPEPTPVLIGLLTGSFIFLADLVRALARLEIEPEVDLMAVSHYGPLVASSGLVQIHKDSALDLHGRVVLLVDDILDSGHTLSMVRAHLAARNPRWLRSCVLLDKPGRRQVAISADYVGFEVPDAWMIGYGLDAYGQGRGLPYVAALHAADPAGKDVTT